Below is a window of Lacrimispora xylanolytica DNA.
TCTTCTGGTCGAACCATTCTACTTTTCCGGTAAACATTCTTTCCTCTCCTTCCTCTCTGAATTCTGCAAACAAAAAAAGACGCAGGAACAACGAACCATCATTTTGATGAATCACTATTCCCACGCCTTATTATGGCTTCCAGGCTAACACCTGGGGTACTCGTCAATATTTTGTTTACTTATAGATATTATACCAGAAGGGGAGGGGGTATGCAAGCGAAAATCCTTATTTTGCAACGGATAAACTACATTTTTACATATCATTTTTATGTAATAATCAAGGTAAAGTATAGAACAATTACCCTAAAAATGTATTCAATCCACTGTATTCAATCCCATTTTCTAATTCCTCAAAAGTGATTTTCTTACAATCCAAAAGTTCTAAGGCTCTCTTTTTACCGAAAACGCTAATAATATTAACTACTTTACTTTCGTAATCTTCCTGATTATAAAAATAAATTACTATCTTCCCGGCTAGTACCTCTATATCTTTTATAATATAACCATCTGTATTGCTTAAAGAATGTCCAAAAAAGTATATTACAGTTGAATTATATGAAAAACTGCCATCAGAAAGTACTTTCGGAATATCGCTATGAGCAAACTTGGTCCTATCCAACAAACCTGTACGTTTTTGAATGTTTTGAAAATATTTTTTAAAATATACGAAATCCAAATCGTCATCATTAGAATCTTTTATTCCCAAAACCATATTATCACTTTTTATTGAACCGTGTACATAAAAAACAGAGCTATCATCAACTCCATACAGCTTATATGTATCTGTGTAATTAAAATTCACCACATAATCAAACTTAAAATCCAGAAGTTGTTTAGACCTTGTTTTTACATTTTCTAAAGTTACAACTTCATTCAGATATATTCTAAATGCCTTTATGAGCTCATCTAAATTCTTTCTGACTTTTTCTATAAACCATCTTTTATTAATGCAACCTCTAACATTAGGAGCATCAGAATGCATATAATATCTATCACCTTTAAGAAAAATAAATTCTAAATACTCTAAAATTTTTATTTCACTTCTTGAAAAATTACTCGTATCTTGTATCATACGGATATTATTTACAAATGGTAAACATAAAAACTTTTGAAAAATTGAAACTAAATACTCTATTTCATCTTCACAATCAATCCAGCCATCATTTTCATGGATAACTTTTCTAAAATGCTTAATAAATATGTTATCTTTATATTCACTATCTTCTGCATATTTTACAAAATCATAGTATCCTGTTCTTAATTCATGATATAAATCAAACCCGTTCCCAATAACCAAAATATTCTTATCCATCTCATTTCCCCTCCTCCTATGTACATTTCTATAATCATACACCACATTTATCCAAAGGAAAAGCACCCAGTTTCATTATTATAGTAAGCCCTTGCCATAGTGCACCCTGCCGTATCCAGTGCGTTTATGGCCTGTTCCCGGAATCCTAGGAATGAAAGCTCATACCCGTAAATCTTTCGGAAGAATCCCTTTGTAAGTTTCATATCAGGGCTTATGCTTTGTAGGAGCCGTTCCCGACTGGCCGGAACCTCTATTACTACCTGTTCTCTGCAAAACAGATTGTCAAACATACCACTACGCTCTGCCTGCTCCATACAATAAAACATTTTCTCTGCTTCTTCATCCGTCAGGGGTCTGCGCTGTGACAGATTCATTAGGAAGCCCCTTCCTGATCTTCAAGGCCAGTCCTTTCATAAAAATACTTCCTCGGTACTCTCCCGGCTCTGGTTATGTATCCCTTAACATTTATCTCGTCGATCATTTCTTTAATAAGTTTATAGCCATCTCTAACAGAACAATCCATGATCTCGGCCACTTCCTCTGCATTTATCATTAACTTACTCACCTTTTTTACTCCTTCCTGCAAATCCGCACAAATGTGGAAGTCACATAAATTTACGACATTGATGTTAAAAACCTCTTTACTCGTCATATAGGACGAATGGAAAAAGATTTATGATTCTAGGACAGAACGGCACCTTTTCACCATGAAAGGTGAATACCCTCTGCACGATCTCAGGCATAGCCACGCAAGCCTATTGATAGAATTGGGATTCTCCCCTTTGGCCATAGCTGACCGCCTAGGTCATGAGAAAGTAGAAACCACATTAAACACTTATTCCCACCTGTTCCCACACAAGCGTGATGAGATAGCTGAAGAACCGGAATTTTTTTTAAGGATGAGGATATTTTATAATGGTAAATATAGAAAATGCATTTACGAATGTAGGTTGGATTTTAATACCGTTCTCGTTTGTTAGTTATTTTTTATTGGGGTTAATTGCTTATAAATGGAAAGTTAGGTATAAAGCTAAATTAGTAAAAGCCATTTGGTATATCCTAAATATAGTTTTATCCGTAACTCATGATGTGACAACTGAAAATATAGCAGTTATGATTTTATGTTTTGAAAGCTACGAAGCTATTCTTGAATTTTTTTAGAAAAAAAATAAAACCTTAATTAATAGTTCCATTACAAAAAGAAAAGAGCCAGATTCCCTTGAATTTAAAAGGTTTTCTGGCTCTAAGTATTTTATTCAAACTCAATAGTAGCCGGCGGCTTCCCAGTGCAATCATACAGCACCCGGTTCACGCCTTTCACTTCATTTACAATTCTTCTGGTCACTGTACCAAGAACCTCCCATGGAAGTTCCGCAGATTCCGCTGTCATAAAGTCAGAAGTCAATACCGCACGAAGTGCGATCGCATAATCGTAAGTTCTCTCATCTCCCATACATCCAACAGAACGCATGTTAGTAAGAGCTGCAAAGTACTGTCCTAATCCTTTATCAACCCCAGCTTTTGCAATCTCTTCTCTATAGATTGCATCCGCTTCCTGAACGATCTTCACCTTTTCAGGAGTTACTTCGCCAATAATACGAACCCCGAGTCCTGGGCCTGGGAATGGCTGGCGGTAAACTAGGTATTCCGGAATATCAAGTTCCAGACCTGCTCTTCTAACCTCATCTTTAAACAGAAGTCTTAAGGGTTCAATGATCTCTTTAAAATCCACATGCTCTGGCAGACCGCCTACGTTGTGGTGGGATTTAATCACAGCGGATTTGCCAAGTCCTGATTCAATCACGTCAGGATAGATGGTTCCCTGTACAAAGAAATCTACAGCGCCTATCTTCTTTGCTTCATCTTCAAATACACGGATGAACTCTTCGCCGATGATCTTGCGCTTTCTCTCTGGATCTTCCACGCCCTTTAACTTGTCGTAGAAACGATCCTGAGCGTTCACGCGGATGAAGTTTAAGTCATAGTGGCCTTCTGGTCCGAATACAGCTTCTACCTCATCGCCTTCGTTCTTACGGAGTAAGCCGTGGTCAACGAATACGCAGGTTAACTGCTTGCCTACTGCTTTGGAAAGCATAACAGCAGCTACAGAAGAATCGACACCACCGGATAAAGCACAAAGTACTTTACCATCTCCAACCTTTTCACGGATAGCCTGAATAGAAGTTTCTACAAAGGAATCCATCTTCCAGTCACCGGAACACTTGCAGACGTTGTAAACGAAGTTTGAAAGCATGGTAGTACCTTCCTGGGTGTGCATAACCTCAGGGTGGAACTGTACGGCATAGAGGCCGCGCTCTTCGCATTCCATGCCTGCAACTGGACAGACGGGAGTGTGAGCGGTGACTTTAAAGCCTTCTGGTGCTTTTTCTATATAA
It encodes the following:
- the guaA gene encoding glutamine-hydrolyzing GMP synthase encodes the protein MKREMIIVLDFGGQYNQLIARRVRECNVYCEVHPHTLSLDKIKEINPKGIIFTGGPNSAYKEESPRCEKELFELGIPILGICYGSQLMAHMLGGKVNTAPVSEYGKTEVDVEADSKILKNVSSKTICWMSHTDYIEKAPEGFKVTAHTPVCPVAGMECEERGLYAVQFHPEVMHTQEGTTMLSNFVYNVCKCSGDWKMDSFVETSIQAIREKVGDGKVLCALSGGVDSSVAAVMLSKAVGKQLTCVFVDHGLLRKNEGDEVEAVFGPEGHYDLNFIRVNAQDRFYDKLKGVEDPERKRKIIGEEFIRVFEDEAKKIGAVDFFVQGTIYPDVIESGLGKSAVIKSHHNVGGLPEHVDFKEIIEPLRLLFKDEVRRAGLELDIPEYLVYRQPFPGPGLGVRIIGEVTPEKVKIVQEADAIYREEIAKAGVDKGLGQYFAALTNMRSVGCMGDERTYDYAIALRAVLTSDFMTAESAELPWEVLGTVTRRIVNEVKGVNRVLYDCTGKPPATIEFE
- a CDS encoding AbiH family protein; this encodes MDKNILVIGNGFDLYHELRTGYYDFVKYAEDSEYKDNIFIKHFRKVIHENDGWIDCEDEIEYLVSIFQKFLCLPFVNNIRMIQDTSNFSRSEIKILEYLEFIFLKGDRYYMHSDAPNVRGCINKRWFIEKVRKNLDELIKAFRIYLNEVVTLENVKTRSKQLLDFKFDYVVNFNYTDTYKLYGVDDSSVFYVHGSIKSDNMVLGIKDSNDDDLDFVYFKKYFQNIQKRTGLLDRTKFAHSDIPKVLSDGSFSYNSTVIYFFGHSLSNTDGYIIKDIEVLAGKIVIYFYNQEDYESKVVNIISVFGKKRALELLDCKKITFEELENGIEYSGLNTFLG
- a CDS encoding LysR family transcriptional regulator, yielding MSKLMINAEEVAEIMDCSVRDGYKLIKEMIDEINVKGYITRAGRVPRKYFYERTGLEDQEGAS